In Halorientalis sp. LT38, a genomic segment contains:
- a CDS encoding PAS domain-containing protein, producing the protein MSDESVGAGAPDAGWRADGALAGALARTVEGACFRLDAERRLRAVTEELVTLTGRSREELLGEHVSVLFEPPDEARLEIALRRLEAGEAVVKSIAVRITADGEAIPCSLRLGRVDPNAESSEVVGVIRTRATPKTEDGSTDERSEQARRLERERDLFEQVLDAAPIDIKVVDRDGEVIRTNAQREIREFADVTDYDIYTVDGEPIPVAERPSRRVFETGEPVYDEEVCVDRPDGDRRYISVSAVPLTDDDGEVDRAVVTVEDVTHLKAQARRLERQRDAVEAELEGVYDRVTDAFFALDCEWRFTHVNDRTAEVFGRPAEEMIGEHIWTRFDELAGTDFQAEYERAMETQEQVSFEAYFEPQEAWYAVEAYPSDSGLSVYFRDVTERKERERALAESRRRYRGLVENFPNGVVTLFDEEMRILVAGGEGFAGYPFEAEDIEGERLEDAAPSELYEQVNPHYEAVLDGEERSFEVTFGERTLQFHSVPIRDDEGRVTAGMGMSQDVTEQHRRERELQTRVRQQSAVTGLGQRALEADDLDALFSTAVSAIAATLDTDSCKVLDLTAEGDELLLRAGVGWRDELVGQATVGTDRDSQAGYTLLSKEPVVVQDLTTEDRFTGPELLSSHDVRSGVSVVIGTPQDPWGVLAAHDSEAREFSRQDVEFVQAMANILTTAVERIEQEGELRRQREQLAALNRLNEISRDIIRALLQQSTREEVEQLVCDRLADSDSYAFAWVGALDEQSEEVVVETEAGVTDYLDDATIRIDDSDAAQGPTGKAFKTGEFQASRNVLEDPDYARWRDRGKEYGYRSSAAVPISHENTIYGVLNVYTERVDAFDTEERAVLRGLGEVMGHAINAIERERLLMSDEVTEVEIRLQSLFDDLDIEADVTGSITISETIPTGDGAYLAYGTATEAAQPALEALVERETDWGDLTYLESDAGDRRFEVVLEDPPILRVLSSHGGHLDRVRISDGDVFLTMELPPDAPVRAVVDGVESVYSDAEMLAQRRTTHSGRTGGRAGFDLEALLTDRQAAAVEAAYHAGFFEWPRERTGEEVAASLGIAPPTFHQHLRTAQRHVFEALLEDDEQDQP; encoded by the coding sequence ATGTCGGACGAATCGGTGGGTGCGGGGGCTCCAGACGCGGGATGGCGGGCGGATGGAGCCCTCGCGGGCGCGCTGGCACGGACCGTCGAGGGAGCGTGTTTTCGACTCGATGCGGAGCGACGGCTCCGCGCTGTCACTGAGGAACTGGTCACGCTGACCGGTCGGTCGCGGGAGGAACTGCTCGGCGAACACGTCTCGGTCCTGTTCGAGCCGCCGGACGAGGCGCGACTGGAGATCGCCCTGCGTCGACTGGAGGCCGGCGAGGCGGTCGTGAAGTCGATCGCGGTGCGGATCACCGCTGACGGGGAGGCCATCCCGTGTTCACTCAGGCTGGGGCGAGTCGATCCGAACGCCGAGTCGTCGGAGGTCGTCGGCGTGATCCGGACCCGGGCGACCCCCAAGACCGAGGACGGTTCGACCGACGAGCGCAGCGAGCAGGCCCGCCGACTCGAGCGGGAACGAGACCTCTTCGAGCAGGTGCTCGACGCCGCGCCGATCGACATCAAGGTCGTCGACCGGGACGGCGAGGTGATTCGGACGAACGCGCAACGGGAGATCCGGGAGTTTGCGGACGTCACCGACTACGACATATACACCGTCGATGGCGAGCCGATACCCGTCGCGGAGCGGCCGTCTCGGCGGGTCTTCGAGACCGGCGAGCCGGTGTACGACGAGGAGGTGTGCGTCGACCGTCCCGACGGCGACCGCCGGTACATTTCGGTCTCCGCCGTCCCGCTGACCGACGACGACGGCGAGGTCGACCGGGCCGTCGTCACCGTCGAGGACGTCACGCATCTGAAAGCGCAGGCCCGCCGGCTCGAACGCCAGCGCGACGCCGTCGAGGCCGAGCTCGAGGGCGTGTACGACCGGGTCACGGACGCCTTCTTCGCGCTAGACTGCGAGTGGCGGTTCACCCACGTCAACGACCGGACCGCGGAGGTGTTCGGCCGCCCGGCCGAGGAGATGATCGGCGAGCACATCTGGACGCGGTTCGACGAACTCGCCGGGACGGACTTCCAGGCGGAGTACGAACGGGCCATGGAGACCCAGGAGCAGGTGAGCTTCGAGGCGTACTTCGAACCCCAGGAGGCGTGGTACGCGGTCGAGGCCTACCCGTCGGACTCGGGGCTGTCGGTCTACTTCAGGGACGTGACCGAGCGCAAAGAGCGCGAGCGGGCGCTGGCCGAGTCCCGGCGTCGATACCGGGGCCTGGTCGAGAACTTCCCCAACGGCGTGGTCACCCTGTTCGACGAGGAGATGCGCATCCTGGTCGCGGGCGGTGAGGGGTTCGCGGGCTACCCCTTCGAGGCCGAAGACATCGAGGGCGAGCGGCTCGAGGACGCCGCGCCGTCGGAACTCTACGAACAGGTCAACCCCCACTACGAGGCCGTACTCGACGGCGAGGAGCGGAGCTTCGAGGTGACGTTCGGGGAGCGGACGCTCCAGTTCCACTCTGTCCCGATCCGCGACGACGAGGGCCGGGTCACCGCGGGAATGGGGATGTCACAGGACGTCACCGAGCAGCACCGCCGGGAGCGGGAACTGCAGACGCGGGTCCGCCAGCAGTCGGCCGTCACGGGACTCGGCCAGCGAGCCCTCGAAGCGGACGACCTCGACGCCCTGTTCTCGACCGCCGTGTCGGCCATCGCGGCGACGCTCGACACCGACTCCTGCAAGGTGCTCGACCTGACGGCCGAGGGCGACGAGTTACTGTTGCGGGCCGGCGTCGGCTGGCGCGACGAGCTGGTCGGGCAGGCGACGGTGGGCACCGATCGCGACTCGCAGGCGGGGTACACGCTCCTGTCCAAGGAGCCGGTCGTCGTCCAGGACCTCACGACCGAGGACCGGTTCACGGGGCCGGAACTGCTCTCCTCACACGACGTCAGGAGCGGCGTGAGCGTCGTCATCGGCACGCCGCAGGACCCCTGGGGCGTGCTGGCCGCCCACGACAGCGAGGCCAGGGAGTTCAGCCGACAGGACGTCGAATTCGTCCAGGCGATGGCGAACATCCTCACGACGGCCGTCGAGCGCATCGAACAGGAAGGGGAACTGCGCCGCCAGCGCGAACAGCTCGCGGCGCTGAACCGCCTGAACGAGATCAGCCGGGACATCATCCGCGCGCTCCTCCAGCAGTCGACCCGCGAGGAGGTCGAACAGCTGGTCTGTGACCGCCTGGCCGACTCCGACTCCTACGCCTTCGCCTGGGTCGGCGCGCTGGACGAGCAGAGCGAAGAGGTGGTCGTCGAGACCGAGGCCGGCGTGACCGACTACCTCGACGACGCGACCATCAGGATCGACGACAGCGACGCGGCACAGGGGCCGACGGGCAAGGCCTTCAAGACGGGCGAGTTCCAGGCCTCCCGGAACGTCCTGGAAGACCCCGACTACGCGCGGTGGCGCGACCGGGGCAAGGAGTACGGCTACCGCTCGTCAGCGGCCGTACCCATCAGCCACGAGAACACCATCTACGGCGTGTTGAACGTCTATACCGAGCGAGTCGACGCGTTCGACACCGAGGAGCGGGCAGTGCTCCGCGGCCTGGGCGAGGTGATGGGCCACGCCATCAACGCCATCGAGCGCGAGCGACTGCTGATGAGCGACGAGGTCACCGAAGTCGAGATCCGCCTCCAGTCGCTCTTCGATGACCTGGACATCGAGGCGGACGTCACGGGGTCGATCACCATCTCGGAGACGATTCCGACCGGCGACGGGGCCTACCTCGCCTACGGGACCGCGACCGAGGCCGCCCAGCCGGCGCTCGAAGCGCTCGTCGAGCGAGAGACGGACTGGGGCGACCTCACCTACCTCGAGAGTGACGCTGGCGACCGCCGGTTCGAGGTCGTCCTCGAGGACCCCCCGATCCTGCGGGTGCTGAGTTCCCACGGCGGCCACCTCGACCGGGTCCGGATCAGTGACGGCGACGTGTTTCTGACCATGGAACTCCCGCCCGACGCGCCGGTCCGGGCGGTCGTCGACGGGGTGGAATCGGTGTACTCCGACGCGGAGATGCTGGCCCAGCGCCGGACGACCCACAGCGGACGGACGGGCGGCCGAGCCGGTTTCGACCTCGAAGCCCTCCTCACCGACCGACAGGCCGCCGCCGTGGAGGCGGCCTACCACGCCGGCTTCTTCGAGTGGCCCCGCGAGCGCACCGGCGAGGAGGTCGCGGCGTCACTGGGGATCGCACCGCCCACCTTCCACCAGCACCTCCGGACCGCCCAGCGCCACGTCTTCGAGGCCCTGCTCGAGGACGACGAGCAGGACCAGCCCTGA
- a CDS encoding DUF5995 family protein, producing MSTPVRSLAAAGDAARLLTPRRLREMALALRRDVRQFEPPSEPDPALVSVVREPYDSVEDAAERLRELEARLADRGDRRAVFLTVYTRMTERIRARIADGYFADPAWMRTYTTTFANYYRRAFLAFERGEVGAVPDPWRVAFGTALRGDALASQDAFLGINAHINYDLALTLADVGIDPDRAARRDDHRAVDGVLARLVDVQQEILAETYAAGVADVDVALGRLDERLSLAAITGGREYAWRIAVVLADAGWGPVASVARWVLRATATGGAFVLRGPPLDPAVTDRLRAFEREGATLETLLATLRVELDERADA from the coding sequence ATGAGTACCCCGGTACGCTCGCTCGCGGCCGCCGGCGACGCCGCCCGTCTCCTGACTCCCCGCCGACTCCGCGAGATGGCGCTCGCGCTCCGGCGGGACGTGCGCCAGTTCGAGCCACCCTCCGAGCCCGATCCGGCGCTCGTGTCGGTCGTCCGGGAGCCGTACGACTCGGTCGAGGACGCGGCCGAGCGCCTGCGTGAACTGGAGGCGCGTCTCGCCGACCGCGGCGACCGCCGGGCGGTGTTCCTCACGGTCTACACGCGCATGACGGAACGGATCCGCGCCCGGATCGCGGACGGGTACTTCGCGGACCCGGCGTGGATGCGGACCTACACGACGACGTTCGCGAACTACTACCGGCGGGCCTTCCTCGCCTTCGAGCGCGGCGAGGTCGGTGCCGTCCCCGACCCGTGGCGGGTCGCCTTCGGGACCGCGCTCCGGGGCGACGCCCTGGCGAGCCAGGATGCCTTCCTGGGAATTAACGCGCACATCAACTACGACCTGGCGCTGACGCTCGCCGACGTGGGGATCGACCCGGACCGGGCTGCCAGACGCGACGACCACCGCGCCGTCGACGGGGTGCTGGCTCGCCTGGTCGACGTCCAGCAGGAGATCCTGGCGGAGACCTACGCGGCCGGCGTCGCCGACGTCGACGTGGCGCTGGGTCGCCTGGACGAGCGGCTCTCGCTCGCGGCCATCACGGGCGGTCGCGAATACGCGTGGCGGATCGCCGTCGTGCTCGCCGACGCCGGGTGGGGCCCGGTCGCCTCGGTCGCGCGCTGGGTCCTCCGGGCGACCGCCACCGGCGGCGCCTTCGTGCTCCGGGGCCCGCCGCTGGATCCGGCGGTGACCGACCGCCTCCGGGCGTTCGAGCGGGAGGGGGCGACCCTGGAGACGCTGCTCGCGACCCTCCGAGTGGAACTCGACGAACGCGCCGACGCCTGA